The genome window CGTGACGGCAGTTTCGTCTACGACACGGTGCGCCGCGTTCCGCTCAAGCGAGGCCTCGACCTGCAGGGGGGGATGCACCTGGCCCTCGAGGTCGACGAGTCCAAGCAGGCGGTGGCCGACAAGAGCGACGCGCTCGATCGCGCGCTGAAGGTCGTTCGCACCCGCATCGACGAATTCGGCGTCTCCGAACCCGTGGTGCAAAAGGTCGGCAGCGATCGCATCATCGTCGAACTCCCGGGAGTCGACGACGAGGCGCGCGCCGAAGCGGTGGTGCAGCAGTCGGCCTTCCTCCAGTTCCAGATCACCGACGAGACGCAGGCGCTGGACAAGGTCCTGCCGCGCCTCGACCAGATCATCAAGGACAAGGGGACGGCGGGCGCAGCGGTGGCTGGCGACTCGACGAAGCGCACCGAAGTGCCGGCGATCCCCAACCTCTTCAGCAAGGATACGACGGCTGCCGGCGACTCGACCAGGAAGGATTCGTCGAACGCCGCGATCCCGCCCACCACGGGCGGTCCGTTCTCGAGGCTCATCCAGGGCGGGCAGTTCCCCGGCGAGTACATGGTGGCCGAGAAGGATGTCGCGGCCGTCGAGACGTACCTCGCAATGCCCGAGATTCAGGGTGCATTGCCGCCAGGAAAGGTCCTGCGCTGGTCGTCTGACACGCTGACGCTGGGCCAGCAGTTCTACCGTCCGATCTACGTCGTCGACGCGCGCCCCATCATCACCGGCGAGTACCTGCAGGACGCCAAGCCGAACAGCTCCCCGATCGAGGGAACGGTGGTGGAGTTCGAACTCAACAACGAGGGCGGCCGCCGCTTCCGTAGCGAGACAGGGAAGCACGTTGGCGACTACATGGCCATCATCCTCGACGACAAGGTCGTGGGGCGCCCCCCCGTCATCCAGAGCGCGATCGGGACGCGTGGCCAGATCACGATGGGCGGACGCGACCTGCAGGCCGCGCAGGATCTCGCACTCGTACTTCGCGCCGGTTCGCTCCCGGTTCCGCTCAAGATTGCCGAGGTGCGCAGCATTGGTGCGTCGCTCGGGCAGGACTCGATCTCGAAGGGGACGCTGGCGATGGTGATCGCGGTGGGGCTCGTGATCGCGATCATGATTGGCTACTACCGCTTCTCGGGCACGCTCGCGGTGGCCGCGCTCCTGCTCTACCTCCTCTTCACCATGGCAATCCTCGCCGGCTTCGGCGCGGTGCTCACGCTGCCGGGGCTAGCGGGACTCGTGCTCACGGTAGGTATCGCCGTCGACGCCAACGTGCTGATCTTCGAGCGCATTCGTGAAGAACTCGATCGCGGCAAGACGGTGCGCACGGCCATCGACGAAGGCTTCAAGCACGCCTGGAGCGCCATCCTCGACACGTCCGTCACGACCATCCTCGGCGGCGCGGTCCTGTATCAGTACGGCACCGGCCCGGTGAAGGGCTTCGCCGTGACGCTCATTGCCGGCATCTCCGCTTCGCTCTTCTCCGCCGTCTTCGTGACCAGGACGTTCTACATGATCTGGCAGTCGCGCACCAGGAACGTCCAGACGCTGAGCATCTGATGATTCGCATCTTCCACAACACCAGGTACGACTTCATCAAGTGGTGGCGCCACGCCGCCATTGCGACGGTCGTCTTCATCGCGATCGGCCTCGGCTCGTTCATCGTGACCGGCGGCGTGAACTACAGCATCGAGTTCACCGGCGGCACCCTGATGCAACTCGAGTTCAAGCAACCGCCCGACGTGGCGGAGTTGCGCGCCACCGTCGACAAGGTGGCACCCGGCGCCGAGATCCAGCAGTTCGGGACCAACCTGGAGTACACGTTGCGCGCCCGCCTCGAGGGCGCCGGCTCGGACAACACGAGTACCACCGAGGGGATCGCGAGAAAGATCCAGCAGGTGCTGACAGAGAAGTACGGTGCCGAGGGCTTTACCGTGAAGCGCACCGAGGCCGTGGGGCCCAAGGTCGGGAGTGAACTGCGTCGAGGCGCGATCGTCGCGATGCTCCTGGTGTCGCTCGTCACGCTCGTCTACCTCGCCTTCCGCTTCGAGTGGCGATTCGGCGCTGCCGCCGTGTTGTCCACGGCGCACGACGTCCTCGTCACCTTCGCCTTCATCAAGATCTTCCACATCGAGGTCTCGCTCGTCGTGGTTGGTGCAATCCTGACGCTCCTCGGGTATTCGGGGAACGACACGATCATCATCTTCGACCGTGTGCGCGAGGACTTGCGCAAGGCACGCAAGGAACCGCTCATCGATACCCTCAACCGCGCGATCAACGAAACGTTGCCGCGCTCGATCCTCACGCACACCACCACGCTCTCGGCAACGGCGGCACTGCTCATCTTTGCCGGCGAGGTGCTGCGTCCGTTCGCATGGGTCATGTTCTTCGGCGTCTTTGTTGCGACCTTCTCCTCGATCTACGTCGCGGGCCCGCTGCTCCTGTACATCGAGCGCAAGTTCCCGCGCTCGGTGACCGACAAGGCGCACGCGGTTCCCGCCGCCGTGAAGGCCGAGTCGAAAGGCGAGAACACGCCAGAGCGCCCCGCACGCCCGTCGGGCGCCAGCAGGGGGACGCAGCGTCCCGCAACGCGCTAGACCACGACGAACCGCCGCGAATGCTCGCGGCGGTTCGCACTTCCGGCCCACCGGGCTCCCGGCATGGCGCGGTTCATCGATAGCCACGTCCATCTCAGCGATCCCGCGTTCGATTCCGACCGCGCCGAGGTCATCGCGCGCGCGCGCGCAACCGGCGCGCAGGCGCTGGTCTGCATCGGCGAGTCGCTGGCGGCCGCGGCGCGCGCGGAACTCATCGCGCAGACCCACCCGGGCTTCGTCTACTTCACCGCCGGCGTGCATCCGCACGACGCCGCGGGATTCGACCCGATCTCCGATAGCGAACGCATTCGCGAGTTCGTGGCTCGTGGTGCGGTGGCGATTGGTGAGTGCGGGCTGGACTATCACTACGATCATTCGCCGCGTGACCTGCAGCGGCGCGCATTCGCGCAGCAGCTCGCGATCGCGCGCGAGGTGCGGCGACCGGTCGTCGTGCACACGCGCGAGGCGGTGGACGATACGATCGCGATGGTGCGTGAGGCGGGACGCGCCGGAATCTCCGGTGTCCTTCACTGCTTTGGCGGTCCGGCCGCATTGGCCGAAGCGGCGATCGAGGCCGATTGGTATTGTTCGTTCAGCGGCATCGTCACGTTCAGGAAGTGGAACGACGATGCACTGCTGCGCATGATCCCGGAGGACCGTATCCTGATCGAGACTGACGCACCGTATCTCGCGCCGGTGCCGCATCGCGGCAAGCGCAACGAGCCGGCCTATGCCTCGCTCACCCTCGCACGCGTCGCACAGGCGCGCGCGGTGAGCGCCGAGGCGCTCGGCGAGATCACGAGCCGCAACGCTGTCAGGTTCTTCGCTCTGGCGACCCCGGGTACCGCGCCATAGAATCGCCGCGCGAGCGCCCGAGGCCCGGCGCGCTCGCATGGCACATCGAGTGCGAGTCGCGCGACGTTGGCCGACCATTGCACCCGTCACTTCTCCCGTCACACGCCGAATGTCCGCGATTCCTTCCGATATCGAGATTGCGCAAGGTGCCACGCTCCGCCCCATCGTCGACGTTGCGGCCGAACTCGACCTGACGCCCGACGATCTCGATCAGTACGGCAAGTACAAGGCGAAGATCCCGCTCGAGGTCACGCAGCGTCCGGCGCGCGGGCGGCTCGTCATCGTCACGGCCATCAATCCCACGGCGGCGGGGGAGGGGAAGACGACCACCTCGGTCGGGCTTGCGCAGGCGCTTCGGCAGCTGGGGAAGCGGACGGCGCTGTGCATCCGCGAACCGAGCCTCGGCCCTGTCTTCGGCGTGAAGGGTGGTGCAGCTGGCGGAGGCTACGCGCAGGTGATCCCGATGGAGGACATCAATCTCCACTTCACGGGCGACTTCCACGCCATCTCGTCGGCGCACGCGCTCCTCGCCGCGATGCTCGACAATCACCTGCAGCAGGGGAACGCGCTCAACATCGACCCGCGCCGCATCACCTGGCCGCGCACCATCGACATGAACGATCGCGCCTTGCGCCGCGCCGTCATCGGGCTGGGCGGACCGGCCGAAGGCGTGGTGCGCGAGGAGCGCTGGGTCATCATCCCGGCCAGCGAGATCATGGCGATCGTGGCGCTGTCGACCTCGTTCGCCGACCTCGAGGCCAGGCTGTCGCGCATCATCGTCGGCTCGACGTACGGCGCCGAGCGCAAGCCGGTGCGTGCGGGCGACCTCAAGGCCGCAGGCGCCATGGCCATGCTGCTCAAGGATGCCATTCGCCCCAATCTGGTGCAGACGCTGGAGGGCGGGCCCGCCTTCGTGCATGCGGGACCGTTCGGGAACATCGCCCACGGCTGCAACTCGATCCTCGCCACGCGGGCCGGACTCGCGTTAGGCGACATCGTCGTCACCGAGGCCGGCTTCGGCTCGGACCTCGGGGCGGAGAAGTTCTTCGACATCAAGTGCCGCATGGGCGGCCTCAAGCCCGAGGCGGCCGTCCTCGTGGCGACCATCCGAGCCCTGAAGATGAACGGCGGGGCGAACAAGAAGGACCTCGCCACCGAGGACCTCGCCGCACTCGAGCGCGGGCTGCCGAACCTCGAGCACCACATCGCCAACGTGCAGCAGTTCGGGCTCCCGGTGGTCGTGGCGGTCAACCGGTTCGGGACGGACAGCGACGCCGAGTTGGCGATGGTGACCGCGTGCGCGCGCCGCGCGGGCGTGCGTGTGGCGCTCAACGAGGTCTTCGCCAAGGGTGGGGAAGGGGGGATCGAGCTGGCGCATGAGGTGCTGGCCATCCTCGACGAGGGAAAGGCCAACTTTGCCCCGATCTACGATGCATCGCGCCCCATTCGGGAGAAGATCGAGACGGTGGCGCGCCGCGTGTATGGCGCCGACGGCGTCGATTACTCGCCCAAGGCCGATCGGTCGATCGACTACCTCGAGTCCATCGGGCTGGGCCAGACGCCGGTCTGCATGGCCAAGACGCAGTATTCCCTCACCGATGACGCAACCAGACTGGGGCGGCCGACCGGCTTTCGCATTACGGTGAACGAAGTGTATCCTGCCGCCGGCGCCGGCTTCGTGGTCGCGCAGTGCGGTGACATCATGACCATGCCCGGGCTGCCCAAGGCGCCGGCGGCGGAGCGCATGGCGGTTGCCGCTGACGGCTCGATTGCCGGCTTGTTCTAACGGAGGAATGCAACGTGAGCGTGAACTATCTGCATACGGACGATGCCCCGGCCGCCATCGGCCCCTACTCCCAGGCCACAGAGGCCGGCGGCTTCCTCTTCACCGCGGGCCAGATCCCGCTGGATCCCGCCACGATGAAGGTGGTCGACGGCGATGTGGTGGCGCAGGCCGAACGCGTCCTCGCCAACCTCGGCGCCGTGCTCGCCACGGCCGGTTGCACCTGGATGGACGTCGTGCGCACCACCGTGTTCCTGCACGACATGGCCGACTTCCCGCGCGTCAATGAGGTCTATGCCAAGGCGCTGGGCGCCGCACGCCCCGCGCGTTCCACCGTGCAGGTCGCGGCGCTTCCGCGCGGCGTCCTCATCGAGATCGACGCCATCGCCAAGCTTCGCTAACTCGTATGTCCGACGACCGCGCCCGCATCTTCCGCTTGACGCAGTTCGCCCGCTGCGCGGGTTGAGCCGCCAAGCTGGGTCCGGGCGACCTCACGCGAGCGCTCGCGGCGCTGCAACCGCGACACGATCCCCGTCTCCTTGTCGGGCACGAGACCTTCGACGACGCGGGGATCTTCCGGCTGTCCGCTGATCTCGCCCTCGTGCAGACCGTCGACTTCTTCGCCCCCATCGTCGACGACCCCTACGACTTCGGGCAAGTCGCCGCCGCCAACGCGCTCAGTGACGTCTACGCCATGGGGGGCGAGCCGCTCACCGCGCTGTCCATCGTTGGCTGGCCCACGGGCAAGCTCCCGGTCGAGGTGCTCTCCGAGATCCTGCGCGGGGGGCAGGACAAGGTGCACGAGGCCGGGGCGTCGCTCGTCGGCGGACACACCATCACCGACGACGAGGTCAAGTTCGGCTTTGCAGTCACGGGACGCGTGCATCCCGACCGGATTCTCACCAACGCCAACGCGACGCCCGGTGACATCCTCGTCCTCACCAAACCGCTCGGTACCGGGCTCGTCGCCACCGCCGTGAAGCGCGACCAGGTGGCGCCGCTCGCCGAGGCGGCGATGGTGACCTCGATGAAGCGGCTCAATCGCGAGGCGGCGCTCGCTGCGCTCGACGTGGGGGCACGGTGCGCCACCGACGTGACCGGCTTTGGCCTGCTGGGACATGCGTGGCACATCGCACGCGCCAGCCAGGTCACCCTGCGCGTCGATCCGTCGCGCCTCCCGATCCTCCCCGGCGCCGCCCAGGCGCTTGCCGACGGGATTCGGACTGGCGGAGCAGAGCGCAACGACGCGTTTCTCGCCAGCGAAGTCGCGTGGGGGACGGCGACCGCAGAGCAGCGCGCGCTCCTCGTCGATCCGCAGACGTCTGGCGGCCTCCTCGTGGCGGTCCCGGTCGCACGTTTCGCGGACTATGTTTCGCGCGTCGACGGCAGCGTTGCGATCGGCGAGGTGCTTCCGCCCGGGGAACATCGCATCACCCTCGCGGGGTAGTACCGCGCTCCATCGGGCGTCGCGCCTGACGACAGGGTGGCCAGCTCCCGCAGGGGGGCGGATGGGGCCTGGTGGCTTCCGTCGTCTTCAAAACGGCTGTGACCTGACTGCGTCGGGTTTGGTGGGTTCGATTCCCACACGCTCCCGCCAACTCTGCTTCCTTCGGCCAGGGTGCCTCTCCTGCAACGACCCCGTTCCACTGTTCGATCGTCATGCGTCGT of Gemmatimonadaceae bacterium contains these proteins:
- the secD gene encoding protein translocase subunit SecD, which produces MSNLKYRVALILALVVASVWALFPRTVVERVKRDGSFVYDTVRRVPLKRGLDLQGGMHLALEVDESKQAVADKSDALDRALKVVRTRIDEFGVSEPVVQKVGSDRIIVELPGVDDEARAEAVVQQSAFLQFQITDETQALDKVLPRLDQIIKDKGTAGAAVAGDSTKRTEVPAIPNLFSKDTTAAGDSTRKDSSNAAIPPTTGGPFSRLIQGGQFPGEYMVAEKDVAAVETYLAMPEIQGALPPGKVLRWSSDTLTLGQQFYRPIYVVDARPIITGEYLQDAKPNSSPIEGTVVEFELNNEGGRRFRSETGKHVGDYMAIILDDKVVGRPPVIQSAIGTRGQITMGGRDLQAAQDLALVLRAGSLPVPLKIAEVRSIGASLGQDSISKGTLAMVIAVGLVIAIMIGYYRFSGTLAVAALLLYLLFTMAILAGFGAVLTLPGLAGLVLTVGIAVDANVLIFERIREELDRGKTVRTAIDEGFKHAWSAILDTSVTTILGGAVLYQYGTGPVKGFAVTLIAGISASLFSAVFVTRTFYMIWQSRTRNVQTLSI
- the secF gene encoding protein translocase subunit SecF, yielding MIRIFHNTRYDFIKWWRHAAIATVVFIAIGLGSFIVTGGVNYSIEFTGGTLMQLEFKQPPDVAELRATVDKVAPGAEIQQFGTNLEYTLRARLEGAGSDNTSTTEGIARKIQQVLTEKYGAEGFTVKRTEAVGPKVGSELRRGAIVAMLLVSLVTLVYLAFRFEWRFGAAAVLSTAHDVLVTFAFIKIFHIEVSLVVVGAILTLLGYSGNDTIIIFDRVREDLRKARKEPLIDTLNRAINETLPRSILTHTTTLSATAALLIFAGEVLRPFAWVMFFGVFVATFSSIYVAGPLLLYIERKFPRSVTDKAHAVPAAVKAESKGENTPERPARPSGASRGTQRPATR
- a CDS encoding TatD family hydrolase, with translation MARFIDSHVHLSDPAFDSDRAEVIARARATGAQALVCIGESLAAAARAELIAQTHPGFVYFTAGVHPHDAAGFDPISDSERIREFVARGAVAIGECGLDYHYDHSPRDLQRRAFAQQLAIAREVRRPVVVHTREAVDDTIAMVREAGRAGISGVLHCFGGPAALAEAAIEADWYCSFSGIVTFRKWNDDALLRMIPEDRILIETDAPYLAPVPHRGKRNEPAYASLTLARVAQARAVSAEALGEITSRNAVRFFALATPGTAP
- a CDS encoding formate--tetrahydrofolate ligase; translated protein: MAHRVRVARRWPTIAPVTSPVTRRMSAIPSDIEIAQGATLRPIVDVAAELDLTPDDLDQYGKYKAKIPLEVTQRPARGRLVIVTAINPTAAGEGKTTTSVGLAQALRQLGKRTALCIREPSLGPVFGVKGGAAGGGYAQVIPMEDINLHFTGDFHAISSAHALLAAMLDNHLQQGNALNIDPRRITWPRTIDMNDRALRRAVIGLGGPAEGVVREERWVIIPASEIMAIVALSTSFADLEARLSRIIVGSTYGAERKPVRAGDLKAAGAMAMLLKDAIRPNLVQTLEGGPAFVHAGPFGNIAHGCNSILATRAGLALGDIVVTEAGFGSDLGAEKFFDIKCRMGGLKPEAAVLVATIRALKMNGGANKKDLATEDLAALERGLPNLEHHIANVQQFGLPVVVAVNRFGTDSDAELAMVTACARRAGVRVALNEVFAKGGEGGIELAHEVLAILDEGKANFAPIYDASRPIREKIETVARRVYGADGVDYSPKADRSIDYLESIGLGQTPVCMAKTQYSLTDDATRLGRPTGFRITVNEVYPAAGAGFVVAQCGDIMTMPGLPKAPAAERMAVAADGSIAGLF
- a CDS encoding RidA family protein, whose product is MSVNYLHTDDAPAAIGPYSQATEAGGFLFTAGQIPLDPATMKVVDGDVVAQAERVLANLGAVLATAGCTWMDVVRTTVFLHDMADFPRVNEVYAKALGAARPARSTVQVAALPRGVLIEIDAIAKLR
- the selD gene encoding selenide, water dikinase SelD, producing the protein MGPGDLTRALAALQPRHDPRLLVGHETFDDAGIFRLSADLALVQTVDFFAPIVDDPYDFGQVAAANALSDVYAMGGEPLTALSIVGWPTGKLPVEVLSEILRGGQDKVHEAGASLVGGHTITDDEVKFGFAVTGRVHPDRILTNANATPGDILVLTKPLGTGLVATAVKRDQVAPLAEAAMVTSMKRLNREAALAALDVGARCATDVTGFGLLGHAWHIARASQVTLRVDPSRLPILPGAAQALADGIRTGGAERNDAFLASEVAWGTATAEQRALLVDPQTSGGLLVAVPVARFADYVSRVDGSVAIGEVLPPGEHRITLAG